Proteins from a genomic interval of Rhodococcoides fascians A25f:
- a CDS encoding alpha/beta hydrolase: MTKPKWTSLLTAAALTVGTMVGIGVAPAAAQGLPTVVLVHGAFADSTSWDGVAANLRGRGYPVVTAENSLRGPAIDAASVTDVVESIDGPVVLVGHSYGGTVISNVHADNVEALVYVAAFMPVEGEPVALELDPFRFPVTALVPPVIGLSIVDDSSNLIGKNVDSYITPALFRPFFAPDVSEEQAARMVAHQKTIAAGALLEPSGPPSWAHTPSWALIPQQDQIIPTSAERFMAQRAGATVTEVPGSHAILVSNPAAVADLVVQADSGS, from the coding sequence ATGACGAAACCGAAGTGGACTTCACTGCTCACGGCCGCAGCATTGACCGTGGGCACGATGGTCGGTATCGGCGTGGCCCCGGCCGCTGCGCAGGGCCTCCCTACCGTGGTTCTCGTGCACGGAGCCTTCGCCGACAGCACCAGCTGGGACGGCGTCGCAGCGAACCTGCGCGGCCGCGGCTACCCGGTGGTGACCGCAGAGAACTCGCTGCGCGGGCCCGCAATCGACGCGGCCTCCGTGACCGATGTTGTCGAGAGCATCGACGGCCCGGTGGTCCTGGTGGGCCATTCGTACGGCGGCACGGTGATCAGCAATGTGCACGCCGACAATGTGGAGGCGCTCGTCTACGTCGCCGCATTCATGCCCGTCGAAGGTGAACCCGTCGCGCTCGAACTCGATCCGTTCCGATTCCCCGTGACGGCCCTGGTTCCGCCGGTGATCGGCCTGTCGATCGTCGACGACTCGTCCAACCTGATCGGCAAGAACGTCGACTCGTACATCACGCCCGCGCTGTTCCGCCCGTTCTTCGCGCCCGACGTGAGCGAGGAGCAGGCTGCGCGCATGGTCGCTCACCAGAAGACCATCGCCGCCGGTGCACTGCTCGAGCCGAGCGGCCCACCGTCGTGGGCGCACACCCCGTCCTGGGCGTTGATCCCCCAGCAGGATCAGATCATCCCGACCTCGGCGGAGCGCTTCATGGCGCAACGGGCCGGGGCGACGGTGACCGAGGTACCGGGCTCGCACGCGATCCTGGTCTCCAACCCCGCAGCCGTGGCCGACCTTGTGGTCCAGGCTGATTCAGGCAGCTGA